From a region of the Georgenia yuyongxinii genome:
- a CDS encoding ATP:cob(I)alamin adenosyltransferase encodes MNGGGEPGLEHHDGDTGRIRLGGRGVLPKTDLRVSAYVECDAANAAIGVAMAAAPLPRDVATMLVSVQNDLLDLVSDLGVPAVGAQPVQCRIVPAHVERLDRAVGYFAEQAGDLSGMVLPGGTVGAALLYQARAAVRRAEVAVWRAIEAHQDDVNRDIGRYLNHLSTLLFVIARGANAEMGDAAWVPEFSVRPAPEASDGEAAGGH; translated from the coding sequence ATGAACGGCGGCGGCGAGCCAGGGCTGGAGCACCACGACGGCGACACCGGGCGTATCCGTCTGGGAGGTCGCGGCGTGCTGCCGAAGACCGACCTGCGGGTGTCGGCCTACGTCGAGTGCGACGCGGCGAACGCGGCGATCGGCGTGGCGATGGCGGCCGCGCCGCTGCCCCGGGACGTCGCCACGATGCTGGTGAGCGTGCAGAACGACCTGCTCGACCTCGTCTCGGACCTCGGGGTGCCCGCCGTCGGGGCGCAGCCCGTGCAGTGCCGGATCGTGCCTGCTCACGTGGAGCGGCTGGACCGCGCCGTCGGATACTTCGCCGAGCAGGCCGGGGACCTCAGCGGCATGGTGCTGCCCGGCGGCACGGTGGGTGCGGCCCTGCTGTACCAGGCCCGGGCGGCGGTGCGGCGCGCGGAGGTGGCGGTCTGGCGGGCGATCGAGGCGCACCAGGACGACGTCAACCGGGACATCGGCCGGTACCTCAACCACCTGTCCACGCTGCTGTTCGTCATCGCCCGCGGCGCCAACGCCGAGATGGGTGACGCGGCGTGGGTGCCGGAGTTCTCCGTGCGGCCCGCACCCGAGGCCTCGGACGGCGAGGCCGCAGGCGGCCACTGA